The Alnus glutinosa chromosome 1, dhAlnGlut1.1, whole genome shotgun sequence region AGGACATCAAGAATTTGTAAAAGAATGGGTTGTGTGTCAACTAAATAAGCATGAAACTACCCATCCAGCTGGGTTACTACAACCACTCCCTGTACCCACCCAAGTCTAGTCTGACATCTCCATGGATCTCATCGAGGGATTACCTCTCCCTCATGGTTCCACTGTCATCTTAGTTGTGGATAGGTTTACCAAATATGGTcatttcctttctctttctcacCCCTGTAAAGCTTCTAAGGTGGCTCAAATTTTCTTGGCCAATGTTCTTAAGTTACATGGTATGCCCGAGACAATAGTTTCTGACGAGGACCCTATCTTTACTAGCTCCTTTCGGAGAAAGTTGTTTCATCTTCAAGGTATCTCTCTCGCATTTAGCTCTGCCTATCATCCCCAATCGGATGGCCAAGTAGAGGCGTTAAACAAATGTCTAGAGACCTACCTAAAATGCTATGCTGGAGCTAAACCTAAAGAGTGGAGTGTCTGGTTATCCCCGGCGGAATGGTGGTACAATACAACAAACCATTCCTTTACTGGATTTATCCCTTGAGGTCGTGTATAGGTACTCTCCACCTTCTTTATTGTCCTCTGTTCTTGGAACATTTGAAAACATTACAGTTGATATACAGTTAAAAGATCGAAACACAGTTATCAATCTTCCTAACGAACATCTCCAGCAGGCTCAAAATCGCATGAAGTAACAAGCAGATAAACATCATAGAAAAATGGAGTTTCAAGAAGGGTTCTAGATTTACCTCTGTGTACAACCTTACCATCAGAAATCGATTGCCATGCGTAAGAACTTAAAATTATCTCCAAGATTTTTCGGGACAACAAATTTTGAAGAATATCGGCACTACCTCATGCAGATCAAAACGGGGAAATTAGATCTGAACCAGAGGCTATTCTGGATAGACGTATGATCAAGAAGAACCGCATAGCTCTTACGGAGGTATTCATTCAGTAGAAGGGAGCCCAGCCCCCATGGAAGATGATACCAGGGAGAGCCTCTAGAAGTTGCGTACTCAATACCctcaccttgtgggcaaggtgctttgaAGAGGGGAAACTTGTTATGGGTGTATGACACAGGTGCCTTGGCTATGCCCTATATCAGTGATTCAATGCCAGAGTAGACAAAAGGTAGAGGAAGGGTGAAGCGTGTGATTCAAAACCAGACAACGGTTTAACTCTAACTTGCGGTTCAGTTAACTCTTACATTTTGTATTCTATTATCATACCTGCGTTTTATGTTGATATTGTAACCGAATTGGGTCTATATGTAAAGATTACCCAAACGGGTAGAGAAAAGTAAGAATCAAAATAGCTGAATTTGTCTGTACTCTCTGGAGATCGAGAATCTCGAATAGCTCttatatttctaaaatactgCATCTGGAATTATTAATACATCATCTCTTATTTTACAATCCATATCAGTCCATGCTCATTATATAATCAATCCAAAATAgactacaaaaaagaaaacccctTGCAGCCTCGATGTTGAATCCTTCCCGAACTACTTGGACTTGGAATTTAGTCTTATTCAACCATTTGACATGAGCTGATGAACATAAGAAGTGAATGGAGTGATTTTGATCAGTTTTCAAAGTGAGCGATCGAAGAAATACAACCATCGTTTCAACTTGGTGTCATATTTGAACAGTAGCCATTGTATTTTAGAAACAACCATCATAACATCTTGAAGACGAGTCACTTGGACTCAATAACGCAATGTTTGGGAATACAAGCATCAAACATATACATTAGTATTGTATGTTCACATTTTACAACAGTCAAAACAAGTAAGAAAAGCGACATTTCTAATGaacaatacattaaaaaaaaaaaaaaaattaatcatagaCCACGTCGGATTGTAGTTTACAAGTAAAAAAATGTAGGAGGAGGTACCTTAACTAGCACAGAAAATGAAGTAAAATATTCATCCGGAAGAATTGGTGCTGATCTCAAGTCCTTTGGTAATTTGGGCAACTGATAATTACATTACACGTCTGAGTCCTGTCTGCTTGCTAAGCACAACTCATGCAATTCATTAAGTATCCATTCCTCCCCCGTATGCCCACCCAATACTAGGACTCTAGTCCCTCCAACCACACAAGTGCTATGACCCCAAGCAAATTTAGGTGGTTGTCCAGGAACATTGAGTATCCTCCATGATGGTTTCTCATCAGAAGGATCCAAAAGGAAGAGCTGTGAAGGAGAATGAAGCCCAGCCATTGAACCACCAAAAATGATAATCCTCCCACAAGGCATGCTGACAGCAACATGATCAAGTCTAGGAGGAGGAACCACAGCACTCTGGCTGCCTATGCCAGTGAATTCACTACACTCCAGTTGCCTCCACCGAGGCTCTTCATCTTCTAAATCAATACTGTAAGCCTCACCTGATCGCAACCGCAAGTTCCCACTCTTGGCAAGTCCACCAAACATAAGAATTTTGGTCTTTCCATAAACTGAAAGTGAATGCCCCAACCTAGGGGGAGGAGCCCACGACGTCGGAATCTCTCTCCACATTGGTTTGTTCGTAGTGAGATCCAACAAGAATGTGTCACTAAGAAGTACCCCTGCATCTGTGCATCCACCTGAGACAACCAATTTAGAACCTTCTATTATGCAAGAGCTATGCCAAGATCTAGGGAGAGGCGGAGTTCCACCAGAGACTTCTCTCCATGTTGGCTGTTTGGCATCCAAGTCAAGAACAAAAACATCATTGAGCAATCCTTCCCGCCCACATCCTCCAAAAACCACTAGCCAAGAATCATTTAAGCATGAGAGAGTGTGACCCCAGCGCCCTGGTGGGGATGATTTCACACTCATCCTACGCCACTCTGGATTTGCAGCATCAAGATTGAGAACAAACGTGTCATCCATTGGCTGCATATCAACTCCTTCCCCTCCAAACAATACAAGTCGATTACCTGCTGCACAAGCACTGAAATTGCATCGTGAAGGCTCTACTGCACCCCCAACTGTCAGTTTTCTCCAACACACAGCCTCTAGAGTAGTCAGTTCCCTGGTTAGACGCCCCCACCCTAACTTCTTAGTCATCAGTTCCAATGTACCTGTAACTTCTCTTCCCCATGCATTTTGACATACCATCTTCCTCACATGCTCATTCTTTGTCAATTTACGAATCCTTCTGCAGACAGACCCAATGGATGCCACATCCCTTGGTGTCAAGCGCGATAAAATGTTGTGAGCCAAGACTTCATCTGAGAGCTGAAGAATTCCACATAATCCTTGATCCTGGCAGAATGGTGATTCTCCACTCATTGCAGAATATTTGCCTGACTGATCAAACTGCTGATTGCAAGTCTCTTTGAAAACTGGATATGATACACGGTTCAGATCTATTTTCGCTTCAGAAAAGACTTGAATACCAATTAAGTGTGTGATAGTTCCATCATCATCGTGTATAGGTACAATTCTTAGCCTGTTCACCATGGGAGTGCCATCCTTCCTGAAATTGAGGAGCTCACCTTGGAATGCAATACCTTCCTCGAGACATCTTCTAATCTCAGAAACAACAACAGGATCTACCAAAGGGTGCCGCCGTTGAGCATGAGGATCCCGATATTGCAAAAACCGACtgcaacataaaaaataataaataataaaaaataaaaaataaaaataaaaaacctctAATATGTCAACAGAGATTACTTGCAACTTACAATTATAAGAGCAGACGACCACATGATCAAAATGCTGATAAAATCAGAAACATAATTTTGAATACCTTATGACTTTACAGACATGTGAatgaaaattgaataaattataaaataaataaataaattttttttaaaaaaaaccttcaCTAAAGACAGAGAAGAGAACATCAGAATAATCCATTGAATCGGTAGCTGATACACAGAAATACAAAGTTCCACATAATATCTTGGATATGAGTTCCTGCAGAAGGTAATAGTCTTCCTTTTTATAACTGAGGATATTATAGACGAACTTTAATTGCTTTAAAGGAAAATCTTCAGAGAAACTACACAGTGGCAAAAAGTGATAATCCGTACGCCAACATATCAATTGAATTCCAGGTGTTAAAAATGGTGAGCAAAACTGAAGACCACTGTGAATTTCTTAAATGAAATATGTATTTCGGATCTAATTGGAAACTAGACACAAGAGCCAGTCCGGGAAGAATGCACATGGGATGGCCACCCCCTCCCTCCATTTAACCTGCCCCCACTCTCCATTCGAATTTTGAATACAATCCTATAGCACTGCTCCGCATGCTAGCCACCATTATTAGTGGCTTCAAAACAGGATATCACTGCTTCAAAGTCCGGTGATTGTCCACACCATGGGCAGAATCTTCTGTGTTGAATCGAAGTCATTCGAATTTTTATTAGATTCAGGGGGTAAATCTTTATGTCTCAAGATTATCAAGCGGGGTTTAGGCTGTCCGCTCTGTTTGTTTGGGTCATGAACGCATTTTTTGGCTTCTGTCGACGATAGAGGAGGTAGCAAGTTCAGCAAACAATAAGGGCTTCTTTCAGAAAATCAGAACCGCATACAACGTCATCATTTGTCAAAGATGCTACAATGTTCACGGGGCTTATTTGGCCATCGAGGAGGGAGGCGGGGGATTATTCTGCTCCCTGAAGGCAGAGAGAAGGCGTGGCATTGGGAAGGCGCTGTGTTTCCTGTTGGAACCATACCTCACCATGAAACAACTTCCTCTGGCATTTCATGGAGATCCCTCCATTGGCAAGTCATTCATGCAGACAGCTCTGGCTGTTAAAACCCCATGCAGTCCTGAAATTCTTGTTGGAGCTCCTGCCCTTGGTGCTAAGTCGAGCTCAGATACAGCACCAATGGCAGATGGCAAGTACATCTGGACAAAACCAGAAGCGGCCATGCAAACTCACAGCACCAGGAAACAGTTCCCTCTGGCTTCTCATGGCGATCCCTGCGTTGGCATGCCCTTCACTCAGTCTGTCTGGTGTGCTAAAACTCCATTCATTCCTGCAACTCTTGGTGGAGATATTGGTTCTGGTGCGACGTCGAGCTCGAATGCTGTGTCAATGGCGGATGGCCTGAACATGAGGACAAAACAACATACACATTCTGTTACGCTCAAGAAGGACGAGGATTTCCATTACAAATTTCATTCTTGCCCACGTCACACAATTTCTGGAGCCAGTGTTAGCATAGAGACAAAAGAGCGAGACAAAGGGGGAGGTAGCAAAACGGCTGGGGCAGCCCTTTCCCCCGCTTGGAAGATCCTCAAGTCCCTCAAGGACAGCTGTCGCCCTTTCCTGGGTAGCaaattacaaatcattgtgGATGGGAAGGGGCTGAGACACGTGAGCTGGAAGACATCACGTGTAACccaaatttggagaaaaaacgGGCAGGGGCTTGATAAGTTGGATTCGGTGGTTTCTTCTAGAACAAGCCTAGGCCTCTCTTTAGGCCAGTCAGACCTTTGGGCTCCCATAGTACTAAGACAAGGTTCTTCTTCCTTGGGCCAGCCCTCAGTCTCTTATGCCACCAGCGTGGAGCCTAATGCTTTGGGCTCATTCTCTGTTTCTGACCCACATCAGAGCTTTCCCTACTTCTTGGAACAGGTTCTTCCCACTTCTAGTGAGGCTGGCCCTCAAGCCCACAACTCCCAACCTCACCTGGTTTCCGATTCTTTCACCTCAACGGTAAGCTTTGGGTCGAGGACGAAGCCGGCCAATATGTCTTCGTATACAGTAATCCTTTCGGCGTTATCTCTGGTGAGCTATGGTTTGGTGGAGAAGCTCACACCTGCGAGCTTGGAAGTGTTTCAGCATGCGAATATTCTCAGTTGTAATATCCCTTCTCTTTAGTTGCATTACTTGGGTCTTCCTCTAGGTGCTCCATTCAAATCTAAAGCCATTTGGGATCGGGTGgttaagaaaattgaaaaaaaggcTAGCGAGTTAGAAGAAGATTAACTTGTCCAAGGGAGGACACCTTACTCTCATCAAGAGTATGCTTTCAAATATTCCCACTTATTCTATCTCTCTTTCCCCTACCAGCTGGCATAGCCAAAAGAATTGAGCGTTTTCATAGAGATTTTCTGTGGGACAATCCAGGAGGGGAACACAAATTGCATTTGGTAAACTGGAAGACTGTTTGCTCCCCAATTGCCAGAGGGGGATTAGGTTTTAAAAACCTTACTTTGTTTAACAAATCTCTGCTtggtaaatggctttggaggTTCGGGAATGAAAAAGATTATTTATGGAGGCAGGTGATTGCTTCGAAGTATGGGATCCAGAGAAGGGGTGGTGCTGTGAAAATGCACGAGGTTCTTATGGGGTTAGTCTCTAGAGGtatattaagaaaaatttggggagctttttcaaattatatttctTATGAGGTTGGGGATGGCCTTTGCATCTGTTTCTGGAATGATATTTGGAGCAATGATAGTGCTATAAAGTGTTCTTTTCCAGAATTCTTTTCCTTAGCTCATAACAAGAAGGCTTTGGTTTCAGGGTACATAGATCGCTCCAATCCACACACCCTTTGAAATCTTAATGTCATTCGAGGTGTTCATAATTGGGAAAATTGAATCTCTGGATTCTTTTCTCACTCTTTTATACTATATGAACCCACTTCCGGGAGCTATGGATAGCATGGTGTAGACTCCTTCCGGCATGGTTTTGGAATAAAAAACTACTACACTATGTTAACTTCTCCAAGCAATGAAGAGCCTAGTTCATTTCCTTGGAAAAGCATTTGAAAGGCGAAGGACCCTCCGCGCATTACTTTCTTCTTATGGGCCACAGCTTTGAGTAGAATCCTCACGGTGGACAATCTTAGAAGGCGGGGGTTTCAGTTGATTAATTGATGTTGCCTTTGTAAGAAGGATGaggaaactattaatcatcTTCTCCTCCATTGTGAGTTTTCTGTTGATATCTGACACTTAGTGCTTAACAGCTTTGGGGTCTCTTGGATCACACCTGGTAACGTGCCTCAACTTCTCCATTGTTGGAAGTTCCTTGGGCATGGACATCCTAGAGAAGCtatctaaaaaattattaccgCCCTCAtcatgtggagcatttggagagaaaggaaccGTCAACTCTTGAGGATAGTAAGTCCTATGTGCTACTTCTTAAATCCTCCTTGAGATCTCTTCTGGATGGGGCCCTTGCTCATGTTCCTAACTTCTCTTAAGGGAATTTGAtagatctgatttgttttctaaattgtAACAGCAGCTAGTTCTTGGTGCTCTTGTACGGCAGCTAGTTTTTCAGTgctcttgttttcttgtatactcttcatGTACGAggaatttcctttttcttcaacaaaaattattatcattcataaaaataaaaataaaataaaaaaaaagggcggACAACAACCTAAAAAAGCATTCGCAACTAATTGGTATAAAGAGGAAGCCAAAGTCAAATCATAAGTATATCAGCTTCTACAACAGCTCTACCAAGCTAACAACACTGCAACTACTCAACATGTCAAAGTGTCGAATTGGGCTGACCATGCAAGTAGTAAAGAGAtggttttatttaaatttaattttatgaaattttaggAGTATTGTATTTCTGTGATATTTGGTTTCTAGAATGGATGTAATTTTGGTCCATGGGGTTATATTGCAATTTTCTTAGGTTATTGGGTGTTTTATTTATCGAATTTGGGTTTAGTG contains the following coding sequences:
- the LOC133877340 gene encoding adagio protein 3 — translated: MAMAKEQREEKEVRSSGKRLKCVREEELEAVEEEEEDDEESELPLKPELFYPMAPTSFVVSDFLEPDFPLIYVNKVFEICTGYRADEILGRNCRFLQYRDPHAQRRHPLVDPVVVSEIRRCLEEGIAFQGELLNFRKDGTPMVNRLRIVPIHDDDGTITHLIGIQVFSEAKIDLNRVSYPVFKETCNQQFDQSGKYSAMSGESPFCQDQGLCGILQLSDEVLAHNILSRLTPRDVASIGSVCRRIRKLTKNEHVRKMVCQNAWGREVTGTLELMTKKLGWGRLTRELTTLEAVCWRKLTVGGAVEPSRCNFSACAAGNRLVLFGGEGVDMQPMDDTFVLNLDAANPEWRRMSVKSSPPGRWGHTLSCLNDSWLVVFGGCGREGLLNDVFVLDLDAKQPTWREVSGGTPPLPRSWHSSCIIEGSKLVVSGGCTDAGVLLSDTFLLDLTTNKPMWREIPTSWAPPPRLGHSLSVYGKTKILMFGGLAKSGNLRLRSGEAYSIDLEDEEPRWRQLECSEFTGIGSQSAVVPPPRLDHVAVSMPCGRIIIFGGSMAGLHSPSQLFLLDPSDEKPSWRILNVPGQPPKFAWGHSTCVVGGTRVLVLGGHTGEEWILNELHELCLASRQDSDV